GCATTCTACTCCTAGAGAACAACACCCAGCCCTGGAGTCTTTTGTACCGAGTAAACTTTCCCTGCTGTAGACTTTCTCCCTCAGATCCCTATGGACTGTCCCCTGTTGCTAAGGGAGCCGGGGCTAGCTGTTTGTTACTTTGCAGCTATGTTTTGGAAACTTGAAGTTTCTGCTCCAGGTGTTGGAAATGTGGATGGAGAAGCCATGGGGAGCATAGAGGGACCACAAGTCTGCCTAACCCAGAAACCAtctcttcacagtgtacaaaacaCCTCACGCCAGCCAATGGCCCCTGATCCCAGTCCCAACTCAGCAAGATGTGTGAAGAGTGTCTTTCTGTAAAAGCCGCTTTGCAGTTCCTGGAAGGCCATAATCCATCATGGTTAAAAATATCTATCACCTAAACTGAGCCTGCTCAGAACCCCCAGAAAATTATTAGTGTGGTAAAACAAATCCAGGAGCAGGAAAAATGTACCTGTTCTCAAGACAGCAATGGAGACAGTAATTTAAGAAAAGTCTTCACTGAGAAGCCTCAGAAATTATCCAGATTTCTTTTCCTTGCCTTCAATGGCACCTTAGAGGCAGAGTTGTATAACACagggacaggtgtgtgccatcaagcTTGGACAAGTCTTGATTCTTAAACACTAAAGAAAAAGTTCCTACGTCACACAAATGGGAAGACTCCAAAGCATGCATACCCCTTTGGGGTAAATGTCTTTTCTGTTCAGCTTTCCTGAGCTACATTTGATCCAATGAAGTTAGGCAGCAACTTGTTGTATGGGCTGGGTCTTCTTCtggaggttctgagaagaaggaattGATGTATGTGTTTTCAGAAGTCTCATCTTGAAGTTGTGAGGTGAGCTCGCTACTTCTTTTGGCTGCTAGTTAGGATGTCAGTCTCAGCTGAGAGACTACTTCCTATCTTTGCAAATGACCCCCTCTAGCTACAAACTGGCAATAGTTCTTTAAGCCCATTTTCAAATCTCATTTCCTCTAACACTGGCAGTATGAGAAAGCTCTCTGCTGTCGAGGTCCTTGGATGTGGCCCAAccagggcgatggtggctcacgctttgattccagcacttgggaggcagaggcaggcggatctctgttgagttctgGCGACCCTGGTCTACAacataagttccaggacagctagggctgttgcacagagaaactctgtctcgaaaaaacaaagcataaacaaaaacaacaacaaaaaagaaatgacaaaagcCATTTAGAATCCTAGGCACAGGGCAGGACTTGTTCAGCTTCTCTTAGTACTCTAGAACCAGTTAGAGTACTTcattctcccttcttcctgttccttcaggggtctttctctctctccctctctctgccatttCTTTTGTGGCCTCTTGTTCACAATATACTAATATCCACAGTGTTTTGaagtaaatattcaaaaaaataaGGAAGTTTTAAGGAATGCCTGGGAATTGAAAAGTTTTCTCCTCTAAACTTTTAGTTTATTCTCCCCAAATAGTGAGAAAATCAGGTGGGTGGACCAGAGATGTGTTCCGAACACAGACTGGGAAAAGGCAGGTGGGCCAGAGGTGTGTTCCAAACAGACTGGGAAAAGGTAAGGTATTTTGAGATATGGCtcaataaaaagttttatttctcaaAACTTGCAGAACTACAGCACCATTTGCCACTGTGGCTGTTCTTCCTCTTGATTCGCTGATGGAAGGTCACACGCAGGTGCACTAGCTTCCTAGACGTCAGCTATCAGCCAATGACCTTGGCAGAGTCTGACACTAAAACACCCATCCTGAGAGGCTGGGGAGAGCGCCTCCTGACTGCTGTATAGCATTTgggatgattttcttttcttttctctctatgtagtcatggctgtcctggaactcaccacgcTTGCCTCTGctgccagagtgctgggattaaaggcgtgtgtttaACATTTAGATGATTTTCAAAGGGTGTCGTTTACTTCTAATTAGGAGGGCATAAAACTGCAACCCTCCTTCCCTGGTGCTGAAGAAACAATTGACTGAGGCTCCTAAGCACAGGAAAGCAGGTCTCTGACTGCAGCATCTCTGGGTTCACTCCTAAGAAGCTTTTCagtcaaagcaaaaaaaaaaaaaaattcccttccTTATGCCAACCAGAAGGGAAAGCAGCCTAGAAAATGGCTCGAATAGACTGTGAGGCCCATGAAGAatgagaaaacaaattaaaatcaacATATATTGTGCTTTGACAATGTTGTTCTTTCTGAATACTCCAAGTATCTTTATATGTCCTTGTGTCATTTCTGGGATAACAACTGCTATTTCTGtttacagatgggaaaaccaGAAGTACTGGAAAGTTACTGGTTAGAACTGGCTAGTGTTACAGAGAAATCTGAGTTTCTGAAGTCTCTTGATTTCAAATCATGGGGTGATTTTAAAAACCAGGCCAAATAGAAACCAGGGTTGTGAAAGATCTTCAGAAAATCTGCTCTTAAATCCGTTTcttggcgctggagagatggctcagtggttaagagcaccgcctgctcttccagaggacctgtgttcaattctcagcacctacatggcagctcacaactgtctgtaactctagttccagggaactgacaccctcacacagacatacacacaggtaaaacactaatgtatataaaaaaaataaaaataaatttaaaaaaataataaataccaaaaaTCTGTTTCTCTACCAAACACAGCATGACTTCACCCCAAGCTGTTGCAACTTGGGTAGCCAATCAGTGTCCTGAGGCCTCAGCTGAGAGGACGCCCGCTGCCTCAACTCCTCTGGAATAAATCTATTTCCAGGCGTCCATCTCATTACTCACCTTCGAACAAAAGCACACACAGGCCACAACGCTTTGCTCTCTACAATGGGTCAGCTCCACTCAGTTCCAGGATCAAGGGAAAAGCACATACCCAATGACCCCAAAGGGAGGACAGGGCAGGAGCGTCTCCTACCAGGGTTCTAATTCAAGTGACCAAAGCAAAGGGAGGGATACTGCTTACTCCTAAATATGCAGACACTTCCAGTAACTTTCAGCTGTAGACAAGCCAGGTCctgctgtggtttgaaagaaaatagcccgctgggaggtggtgggcacaccttttatcccagcactctggaggcagtcggatctctgtgagttcgagaccagcctggtctacagagctagttccaggacaggctctaaagctagagaaaccctgtcttgaaaaaagtcCATATGCACATCAACCCACAACTTATCATCCATATTATAAAGGGGATGTGATCAGGGGTCCATGCTCATTTGACGAAGGGTCGTAGAGGAGTATTTAAGCCAAGTCTTTCAgaagtttgaagaggaggaaacaGCAGAGAAGAGCAGAGCAAGGGCAAGGTGTGGGAAGGCCAGGAAGGCATTTTAAAGTACACTTGAGCCTAGTTCAGGGCTGGCCTGGGCAATGTGGCAAGACTCACCATTTAAAAAACTAAACTCTATAAAAAAAAGACGGGATGGTAGCTCACATCCATAGTCCCAGGGCCCAGAAGGCAGAAGTAGGCTCACCATGTGCTTGAGACTCTCCTCACCTTCAGTGTTTCAGGCCAGTGGAGTATGTGATGTGGATGAATTTTGAACTGGTTTTTGAACTGATAAATGACAAAATTGGTCCTGTCCTCAAGGAGATTTACCTGGCAGTGTAAgtgctggaaattggaagcaggcTGCCAGTTAAGAGGCTTTCACCGGCTGGGTGACAAGGAGGGCCTGAGCCAGAATTGTGCGCCAGTGACAGGTAATGACTGCTCTGGGAGTCACTTTAAGCAGGGACCCCAACATCCCAAAGTGAGTAGCAGGTCATACTATTTGATAATTATTGAAAAGTATGCcaggtttttcctttcttttaggccaccaaccagctcccaaatcatgacacacggacttgttttgaatgcttggcctagcttaggctcatcTCTGGCTAGCTCTTTCTCGTTCTCTACCTTCTCCTTGGGGCCTATggcctttcttactttttttaaaaaatatttatttatttgttatgtatacaatattctgtctgtgtgtatgtatgcaggccagacgaaggcaccagacctcattacagatggttgtgagccaccatgtggttgctgggaattgaactcaggacctctggaagagcaggcagtgctcttaacctctgagccatctctccagcccctcttactTCTATATaacttactttcactgcttctctgtctgtctggtgtCTCCCTTGTTCTTGTCTCCTCCTCTCGTTCTCcagtttctccttttatttattctctctgcccatcagccccatctatcctttttctgcccagctattggttgttcagctctttattaaatcaatcaggtgccttagacaggcaaagtaaacagcttttcataattaaacaacaTAAACGAAGtaacacctttacatagttaatgcaatattctgcagcataaacaaatgtaagacatctttgcttaattaaaataattttccacaaCAGAAAAGAACAGCTATTTTGAATGGAACTTtcctgaaataaaaaattaaagaatgaacccaaggactggagagatggctcagcatttaagagcactggctgctcttcaagaggtcaattctcagcacccacacagtggttcacaacagtctataactgtagtcccatgggatctgataccctcttctggtgtgcagatgcacatacagacaaaatacccatgtacataaaatacataaataaataaatcttaaatgaaTGAGCCTGCCAGATCCCTGCGGAGTTTAGAGCCATCATCACCAGGCCTCAGTTCTCTTACCAAGGCACTCAGCCAACTGTGGAAAAGAAATATACACAGGAGACTCAGGAAACATCTTATTAGTACAGTATTTATTTGTCTTCTCTCTGTCAAACCCTGAGCCAATCACTTTCCCCAGACTTCCTGGGGAGGTACAGGAAAAGGAACACACAGGGCAGACGGGACACAAAAGAACTACGGGAGGTGAAGTGGAGACAGCTGCGTCACATGGCGAAGAGGATGAGAAAGGCCACCATTAGGCAAAAGAGCCCCATGGCCTCCGAGAGGGCAAAGCCCAGAATGGCGTAGGAGAAGAGCTGTTGCTTCAGAGAAGGGTTcctggggaaagaggagagaagtcTGAATTTGTGGTCCACAAGGAAAAGGCAAACATCTCTGTGGACGCTCGGTTTCCTGCAAGCTAACATTCTAGGCTTAGACGGATCCATCGAGACCCACTGTACCCATATTCTCCCACTACGGCTTCAACGGGGGGTGAACAAGGTAGAGGGAGACAATCTACGAAGCTGTACGGCTATGTGCAAACACCCAGTGGATCTCTCCCCATCGCAGGCCTGGAGACTTAACGCTCAGGGCCAGAACAGAAAGGCCGGGGATACTCAAAATGACAGTCTTTCCGAAGCAGCAGAACCCAAACCACAGATGGGCTGTGGCGTCCACCCTCAGGGTCCCAGGACTCTGGGCACAACACTGTTCCAGAAAGCAGGTGGAATCAAACAGGACGGCACCCTAACTTTAGAGTCAACGTACACTTCACCCTTCTCACCTGGTGCCTACGGGAGTCTTACGGGTAAGTCAACACAAACTCTTAGCAGAATTATGGACAGAAAAGTAACCAGGCTTGTTTAAAGCAGattctgaaaaaaatcaaaaaaactaaCCCTGTTTCCCCAGACATTAGGACAGCGTGTTGGCCTCTAGAGGATTAATTTAGCTCTTCAGCGACTTGTCCAGAGGTAGTAAGCACCAAATAGTCCCAGGTGCCAGAGACCAGGAAGGAGCAACAGAGAGAACCCCCAGAGATGGGGAAAACAGCAGTAATGCTATGGCACTAGCTGAGCTCTGCCCAGGATGGCATCTTTTCCAGTAAAGGGACAGGGTTCTGGACCACAGAGCctcttgttttaatttattctggAGTGCACACATAGCTGTGCCTGTGTGGTGCACACGGATACATATCAAGTCAGCACACTAAACCCTGCTGCTTCCCTGTAAGAACACGGAAAACTTCTATCCGCTTTGGAAATACTTTTGAAGAATATAAAAACTAGTTGATAAccccacttgtaatcccagcagtggggaagCACCCAGGACTACACAGTTAAGAGTCTGTCtcgtctggagagatggctcaggggttaagagatGGGCTGTTCTttccgaggtcctgagttcaagtcccagcaaccacatggtggctcataaccatctgtaatgaggtctggtgctctcttctggtgtataaatttagaaaaaaataaaaatataaaaatatttcttttaaaagtgtctcaaaaaataaaaaataatgtaaaaaccACTTTTAACTCAACTATAGAAAACCAGGCTATGATGCAAATATCACCCTCAAGCTTAGACTTGCTGGTCCTTGTTCCACACTATGACGACGTGCATGTGCTGTAGCTGCCGTTAAGAGGTTCCATCCAGCTTCTAAGCACTAGAAATTACATGATAAAGGAACTGAAAACCTCAATTCTATgctaagatagggtctcatatagcctaggctggcctgaattcaccatgtagcccaggctaacctggaaccgCTGACTGTTCTGCCTCTATCTCACAACTGTTGGCATTATAGGTCTGTTCCATCATACCTAGCTTGTATTAATGTTATTAAAAAACCTTAAAGCAGAGTGTGTCTGTACACAcccttaatgccagcactcagggggcagaggcaggcagagctctgtgcaCTCCAGGCCACCCAGGGCGGCACGAGAGGGAGGATCTGAATATTTATCtaggtgtgggtgtgtatgcatgtggaggtcagagagcaaacGGTAAAAGCTGGCTTGCTTCCATCACGTTGTCAGGTGTGTaaacccactaagccatcttattggctcttacttttttttctttagtttttttaagaaaggatttctttgtgtctctctggcaccctggaattagctttgtagaccagggtaacctcaaatttagagatcacttgcttctgcctcttgaatgctgggattaaaggtgtgtcccactaGGCCCAGCTTAGCTTGCATTTtcgtttttaattaatttatttttattttattggtgctTTCCAtatatctgtatgagggtgttagagttacagacacttctaagctgccatgtggttgctggaaattgaaccccactcctctggaagagcagtaagcgtttttaactgctaagtcatctctccagtccttagcttttatttctaattaattaaaaattgaggCCGGgtagtggtggggcacacctttaatgccagcactcagggggcagaggcaggtggatctctgtgagtttgaggccaaaatgaattctaggacagccaggactgcacagtgaAACCCCGTGTctccaaaaacaataaaacaaacaaaaattctgaacaaagccaggcatggttgtttacacctttgatcccagcaatcaagaggcaaaagcaggtagatcactgtgagttcggtTAGCCTGGTCCATACAGAAAGCTCCAGGCCAGACAGGGTTATTTAGTGAAGCGCTATCTCAAAATAGAACAgagctgggtggcggtggtggcgcacgcctttaatcccagcactcaggaggcagaggcaggcagatctctgtgagttcaagaccagcctagtctacagagcgagttccaggacaggttccaaagctacagagaaaccctgtcttgaaaaaaaaacaaaaaccaccaaaaatataaataaaaaataacaaggcCCAGCTAGGGGCCTCTGTATAGGACAGTGCAGTTCTAGATCTGACCTTTGAAACATAGCAGAGCTAACAGAGGGCCCAGGTAATCTTACCTGGCATAACCAATGATGAGGCTCCCAAAAACAGTTCCAATCCCAGCCCCAGAGCCAGCCACCCCAACAGTAGCAGCCCCAGCCCCAATGAACTTGGCGGCTGTGTCGATGTCCCTGGAAATGACACTGGTTTGGAAGCTGCGGCTAGGGACGAGTGAGGTCAAAGGACGAGGGACAGCTAAGCTGCTGAGGGCCTGTGaagaagaggcagacagaaggAAGGGCTTTTGTTAGTAATCTACTGTTGTGTTTTGGAAACACTGTACTCTTTCAAACTGCTGGATCGCCCAGTATGATACTCCTCCCTCAGTAGATCATTTAATTCCCTAGAAACCTCCCTAAAACGCTGGCAGAGAACTTGTTCAAATGCCTTCATGGAAAGTGTTAAGTCTGAGACATGAGCCTGTTCTTGACCCCAACAGCTAATCAGTACACTAGGCTGAGTCGTGGACCAGGGTCCTATAtcagagcaacaaatgctctgaactgctgaggcAATTCTTCCACCCAGGATGAGTAATGGAAGGAAGTTGCCAGCAGCACACCAAAGCAGGAACTGCCACTGGCAATTCCTAACAGAAGAGTATTCACTGCCTTCCATCCCTACCTAAAGTCATGGCTTGATCCTTCCTGAAGTTCAGTCTGTGGTAATTGTCCtcacactccccccaccccacactgcTTCTGGAAGCAACCCTTTTTACCCCTCACCAGAACTCCAGTCCCAACTCCACCTCAAGGTACCTCATCTCTCCGTGTCTGTGGGTTCAGCTCCACTGCAGACAGAGgacggctcagcagctgagaggtgCTCCTGACCTAGTGGAATGACATGGGCAGGAAGGTCAAGGAAAGCTATGGAGGCAACTTTCAGAACCATGCCAAGTCACTGCACCCAGTAGGATGTTCTCTGATGCTTCTTCCATTCTTTCAAATTTAGTCAGAACCTTAAATCATTCTTTTTAACAAATTTCGTTAGTTTAAGAGAggcactaatcccagcactcaggaagcagaggaaggcagatctctgcatgtttcgggccagccaggactacatagtgagaccctatctcaaaatgacagcaacaacaaaataggaAGAGAGGGATTGGAGAGATGCCTCACGGTTAAGCGCATCTGTaaagactcaggttcaattcctagcccctacacggtagctcacaaccatccataacaccagctccaggggatccaacaaccCTCTTTCTGACTCCCTTGGGCCCAAGGCTCATATGTGGTAGTCATGATACATTTGTAACGGACAATGGCATGTCAGAAGGCTGGACGCCTCTGGCACTCTCCAATATAAAGAACAAGGTGTCCTCCTTTTAGGATCCTTCCACAAAATGTACTCACCAAGGAGCGGGTGGAGATGAACCTAGAACAGGCATACATTTTCAGGGGTGAGGGGCCAAGGCAAGAGAGCTGGAAATAAGAAACAGCACTGTAAACACTTCCTGCTCACCAAACTGCATCCTTATACCCGAGAAGGAGCACTAGGGAGCTTAATTAGTTCAAAGGGCAGATGATGGATGTCAGGTTATCAGTACAGTGGCATCAGAGTCTGGAAATCAGGTGACTTTCTCATGGCCTGGACAATGCTTGCTCCATGCTTTTAAGAACCACcatccaggtggtagtggtggcacacacctttaatcaacacttgggaggcagaggcaggcagatctgagttagagaccagcctggtctatagtgagttccaggatagccagggctatgcagagaagctccccctacacacacacacacacacacacacacacacacacacacacacacacacactccaccagCTCCAAAAAAGAACTACCATCCATTTCCACAGTCACATGACTTGGGGCTGTCAAAATAATTTCCCCAGTGTCCCTTGCTTTTAAATCATCTCCTCCTGGTCTGTCTAGGCCTAGAAAAGGCGTTTCTTAAAGACCGGAGACCTAGCAGTGCATGGTGGCTCtagcacctgtaatcccagcacacaggagacaggGGCAACTGTAAGACCTTAGGGTGGGGAGTATTAGTGCTAGAACCCAAGACCTTAAGCATACTAGCCTAGTACTGGCTATACCTCCAGCCCCAAAAGACTAGAATCCCACTTTTGGGAGAATTCTTAGAAGACAAAGGCAATGAGTGTTCAATCTTTTTTATTATCTGAAGCATCTGACTCCTTAAAATAATGACTTTTACATTAACAAGATGCAGCCAATCAATCAACATTAGCATTACTCCAATCAGCATCGACTGGACATTCATTTCACATTTTGCATCCTCAAGACCCAAAGAAAGAATAGGTGAGTTAAAGATTTAGGACAATGTTTTTCCCCAAATGAAGTAAGCCCACTTGAACCAGAATTACCTGAGAGGTggcatatatattaaaaatgaatgtcagtgggccagcaagatggctcagagggtaaagccCTTGCCCTATAGCCCTAAGAatatgagtttgatccctggagtaCATGTGGAACGAAGTACTTCCAAGAGcagtctcctgacctccacaagtgcatCATGGTGCACGCTCACACACAATAGAGCAATTTAAGACATTTTGCAATTtgtgtaagtgttttgcctgaatgcatgtatgtgtaccacgtgtaTGCCTAGTGCCCAAGAAAGTCAGAAGGCACTGGATTCTCCGGAACTGTGggtactggggaccaaacctgggGTCTCGGGAAGAGCAAGAGATGCTCTTAACtgcatcttcccagcccctaaaaacaatttttaaaaaaagtgtgctctgccgggcggtggtggcgcacgcctttaatcccagcactcgggaggcagaggcaggcggatctctgtgagttcgagaccagcctggtctacaagagctagttccaggacaggctccaaaaccacagagaaaccctgtctcaaaaaaccaaaaaaaaaaaccaaaaaaaaaaacaacaaaaaaagtgtgTTCTTGGCTTCCCCCTTAGATCTTCCTAGTGCCGATGTTTTAAATAAGCTTTCTAATCGTCTTTCTGTTTAAGGTACACAATGTCAAGGTCTCAACAACACTGTAGCGGCAGAGCAAGGACTCTGTAATTTCACTTTTGAGGAGGTAGAACCCAGTGCACTAGGTAAGAGatggtctaccactgagctacatcctcggCTTTTCCTCGTTTCTTAAGTTTGAATATTCCACAAACTGATACTCGGTCCAAGTATAGATAGGCCCGTTAAACACTGTTCCCTTAAGTAAACTGGCCTCAACTTGTCCAACCGTAGGTGCACTACCTGCAAATCTTGAATCATACTTTTTGATCCAAGTCTTGTTCTACCTAAAACTTTGCTTTTTGCTGGAtatggtggaacacacctgtgatcccagcatctcaggaggcagaggcaggcaaatctctaagaATTTAAGGGCAGCCTTATCTACACAGTGTTCAGTCTGAAGGTTTCTAAAAATTAAGGCTATTTTGATCAGGAtggcaggaggaagcagagacaggaggggagAATGTGGGATTATGACATTAGTGAAAAGGCGGAGGGTGAGCAAAGAGCATCCATAAAGCCTGGTTCGCGCCCGGCGAGAACACGCACACCAGGGGTCCCCCCAAACCCCGTGAGACACCCAAGATGGCGCTAGGCCCGTGCGGTTAGAGGTCACCGACACGAGGAAGGGGCCGCTCTCGGCGCGGAGATGCCGGCAGCCGCGAGGGTGCGAGGACCCGGGTGGGAGCTAGCAAGGTCAGGGTGGCCACGCGTCCACGCAAGGGGTACTGCTGCGCGCGCCTGCGCGCCACGAAGAGGACGCGAGGCCTCAAGGCCTTACCTGCTCCCAGggtagagaagacagagaggggcGGGGGCGCGGGAAGCGCAAAAAAGAAGGCTCTGCGCATGCGCGAACAGAGCCAACGAGTTGCTCCGCCGCGGATAGAGTGAACACAAGCAAGAGGCTCGGTCCCGGCGCCACAGCGCCCCCTGTCACGTTGGCGGTGCCTTCGAGACAAGCTCTCCACCTGGCGTTCAACAGGAGAAACTACAAAGGGGACCCGCAACGTGGCGGGCCGTGACGACTGCACAGCTTTTGGAGTCTGGGACGCGAATCCCCTTTCCGAGCATGCGCAAtcgcatgggggggggggtggaaccAACTACTCGGAAATTGCTTGTAGCGAAACAGTAGGGTTTGGGGTTCAATGCCTAAAATGTAGCATGGGGAAAATAAGTTCACGGAACTCCTGGCTTCTTGTCGCCCTGGGGATCCTGACATCATTGGGTGGTAGATAGAACGGATTCAATGGACTAATAGTAAAATGCCAGGGCTGGTCTgctttttttaacatattttcgGCTTTTCCTATCTCGTTGAAGAGCATGAGAAAAACCAACATGTGCGAGTCAGAAGATAGGGGGTAAATATGGCCTGAAGCTCCCTCTTGTGAGTCCTGGGGCCAGCTAGGAATAACCGCACCTGTGACGGCCTGGCAGTCTTCCTCGAGGTGCACTCCCCAAGCCCCAGCTTTCTTTGCCCgtacctccctccatccctccctccccggtgca
The Microtus pennsylvanicus isolate mMicPen1 chromosome 2, mMicPen1.hap1, whole genome shotgun sequence DNA segment above includes these coding regions:
- the Atp5mc2 gene encoding ATP synthase F(0) complex subunit C2, mitochondrial, producing the protein MYACSRFISTRSLVRSTSQLLSRPLSAVELNPQTRRDEALSSLAVPRPLTSLVPSRSFQTSVISRDIDTAAKFIGAGAATVGVAGSGAGIGTVFGSLIIGYARNPSLKQQLFSYAILGFALSEAMGLFCLMVAFLILFAM